From Paenibacillus sp. GP183, one genomic window encodes:
- the coxB gene encoding cytochrome c oxidase subunit II, with protein sequence MIRSKKFWRLIPLFAVMAFLLTACGNPTLSALEPKGPVAKEQLYLMKLSLSIMILVVVVVFAIYLFVLVRFRARKGQTDLPKQVEGNHVLEIIWTVIPILLLLVLAVPTVSYTFKHSADHTKDQNAVHIKVTAHQFWWQFEYPDLGIQTAQDLVIPTNKTIALELVSADVNHAFWVPSLAGKVDTNPGIRNTLYLQADEVALFQGKCAELCGASHALMDFKVNAKSPADFDAWAQKMKTPSTVPASAQAGQQLFKDNCMACHAVDVGGLGLGPNLNGFGDRSKVAGVLDHTPENIALWIKNPQDQKPGNKMPAFGKAAGGSLDDAQINQLVQYLQSLK encoded by the coding sequence ATGATTCGATCGAAAAAGTTCTGGCGTCTAATACCCCTTTTTGCGGTAATGGCGTTCCTGCTGACTGCGTGCGGAAACCCAACTCTGTCTGCTCTAGAACCCAAAGGCCCAGTAGCCAAAGAACAGCTATATTTAATGAAATTAAGTCTCTCTATCATGATTTTGGTTGTGGTAGTGGTTTTCGCTATTTATTTATTCGTTTTAGTTCGTTTTAGGGCGCGTAAGGGCCAAACGGACCTGCCTAAGCAAGTGGAAGGCAATCATGTCTTGGAGATCATCTGGACTGTCATTCCGATCTTGCTTCTTTTGGTGCTTGCTGTACCGACTGTATCTTATACTTTCAAGCACTCGGCCGATCACACCAAAGACCAGAATGCCGTACATATCAAAGTCACAGCACATCAATTCTGGTGGCAGTTTGAATATCCGGACCTAGGCATTCAAACCGCTCAGGACCTGGTTATCCCTACGAATAAAACCATTGCGCTTGAACTTGTATCTGCAGACGTGAACCATGCTTTCTGGGTGCCTTCCCTTGCAGGTAAGGTAGATACAAACCCGGGTATTAGGAACACACTTTATTTGCAAGCAGATGAAGTAGCACTCTTTCAAGGAAAGTGTGCTGAGCTTTGCGGTGCCTCCCATGCTTTGATGGACTTTAAAGTCAACGCCAAATCACCAGCTGATTTTGACGCTTGGGCGCAGAAGATGAAAACTCCTTCAACTGTGCCGGCATCAGCTCAAGCCGGACAGCAGTTGTTTAAAGATAACTGCATGGCTTGCCATGCAGTTGATGTTGGCGGATTAGGCCTTGGGCCTAATTTGAACGGATTCGGTGATCGTTCCAAGGTAGCTGGTGTTTTGGACCACACACCTGAAAATATTGCTTTATGGATCAAGAATCCTCAGGATCAAAAGCCTGGTAATAAAATGCCCGCTTTCGGCAAAGCGGCCGGCGGCAGTCTGGATGATGCTCAAATTAATCAACTTGTCCAATATCTACAGAGCTTGAAATAA
- the ctaD gene encoding cytochrome c oxidase subunit I translates to MAHTHTAKGYSGLMDWITTVDHKKIGILYLLASGFFFLVGGFEAILIRIQLAFPNQHIFVGDTFNQLTTMHGTTMIFFAAMPAIFAFMNAIVPLQIGARDVAFPFVNALGFWLFFVGGILMNTSWFLGGAPDAGWTGYAPLSSIADNAGNFKGTDFYVLGLQIAGIGTLIGGINFLVTIINMRAPGMTYMRMPMFTWTALITSGLILLAFPAITVALVELMFDRIFNGAFFDAPRGGNNVLWEHLFWIFGHPEVYILILPAFGIISEIVPTFSRKRLFGYSSMVFATVLIGFLGFMVWVHHMFTAGLGPVANSIFAIATMAIAVPTGVKVFNWLFTLWGGQIQFSTANMWATAFIPTFVMGGTTGVMLSIPAADFQYHDTYFVVAHFHYVIVGGLVLGLFAGAYYWWPKMFGRMLSETLGKIHFWTFFIGFHLTFFPQHFLGLMGMPRRVFTYQPGFGLEEGNFVSTIGAFLMGIGTIVFFINIIVTARKPADALADPWDGRTLEWAISSPAPEYNFKQTPLVRGLDAFWKEKMAGNKEMTPAEPVGSIHMPSGSILPLVMSLGLFIAGYGFMYHTYWVSGIGIGITFIAMFLRSVYDDHGWHIEPEELEEKGVKV, encoded by the coding sequence TTGGCTCATACTCACACAGCTAAAGGATACAGCGGTCTAATGGATTGGATTACAACTGTAGACCATAAGAAAATCGGCATTCTGTATCTGCTGGCAAGCGGCTTTTTCTTCCTTGTCGGAGGTTTCGAAGCCATTCTGATTCGAATCCAGCTTGCTTTTCCCAATCAGCACATTTTTGTCGGAGACACCTTTAATCAATTAACTACGATGCATGGAACAACGATGATTTTCTTCGCGGCGATGCCAGCCATCTTTGCTTTCATGAATGCGATCGTTCCTTTGCAAATTGGAGCAAGGGATGTTGCTTTCCCGTTCGTGAATGCGCTTGGCTTTTGGTTATTCTTCGTCGGCGGTATTCTGATGAATACCAGCTGGTTTTTGGGCGGAGCGCCTGATGCCGGTTGGACCGGATATGCTCCATTATCTTCAATTGCTGATAATGCCGGTAACTTTAAAGGTACTGACTTTTATGTGTTAGGCCTGCAGATCGCAGGTATCGGAACATTGATCGGCGGTATTAACTTCTTGGTTACGATTATTAACATGCGCGCACCGGGTATGACTTATATGCGGATGCCGATGTTTACCTGGACTGCACTTATCACTTCAGGGTTGATACTTCTTGCTTTCCCGGCCATCACGGTTGCTTTGGTTGAATTGATGTTCGACCGTATATTCAATGGAGCCTTCTTCGATGCGCCGCGAGGCGGTAATAACGTGTTATGGGAGCATTTATTCTGGATTTTCGGGCATCCCGAGGTTTACATCCTGATTCTCCCAGCTTTTGGTATTATTTCTGAAATCGTACCTACCTTCTCCAGAAAACGTTTGTTTGGATACAGCTCCATGGTGTTTGCAACTGTCTTAATCGGTTTCCTTGGATTCATGGTTTGGGTTCATCATATGTTTACAGCCGGCCTTGGTCCTGTAGCGAACTCGATCTTTGCCATAGCAACGATGGCGATTGCTGTACCGACAGGCGTTAAGGTCTTTAACTGGTTGTTCACCCTTTGGGGAGGGCAAATCCAATTTAGCACTGCGAACATGTGGGCAACGGCTTTTATTCCAACTTTCGTAATGGGAGGAACTACCGGGGTTATGCTGTCCATTCCCGCGGCAGACTTCCAATATCATGACACCTATTTCGTAGTCGCTCACTTTCACTATGTTATCGTAGGCGGCTTGGTGCTTGGATTATTCGCAGGAGCTTACTACTGGTGGCCAAAGATGTTTGGCCGCATGTTAAGCGAAACACTCGGAAAGATTCATTTCTGGACCTTCTTCATTGGCTTCCATTTGACGTTCTTCCCTCAGCATTTCCTTGGTCTTATGGGTATGCCGAGACGGGTATTTACTTACCAGCCGGGCTTTGGACTCGAAGAAGGCAACTTTGTCAGTACGATAGGCGCTTTCTTGATGGGAATCGGAACGATTGTATTCTTTATCAACATTATCGTAACAGCCAGAAAACCAGCCGATGCGCTTGCCGATCCTTGGGATGGACGGACGCTGGAGTGGGCCATATCCTCACCGGCTCCAGAGTATAACTTCAAGCAAACTCCACTGGTTCGCGGGTTGGATGCATTTTGGAAAGAGAAAATGGCAGGCAATAAGGAAATGACTCCGGCCGAACCGGTTGGATCGATCCATATGCCTTCGGGGTCCATCTTGCCTTTGGTTATGTCACTCGGCTTATTCATAGCCGGTTACGGGTTTATGTACCATACGTATTGGGTATCGGGCATTGGAATCGGCATCACCTTCATTGCCATGTTCCTTCGTTCCGTATATGATGATCACGGTTGGCACATTGAACCGGAAGAGCTTGAAGAGAAGGGGGTAAAGGTATGA
- a CDS encoding cytochrome (ubi)quinol oxidase subunit III, with product MSTHTHAANGALPAQPETATLEGKNKVLGFWLFLGAEVVLFGCLFATYIALRNQVPEGPTAQELFDLKTVGWSTFILLTSSLTSVLAIIGMHKQKLGMLLFWLAVTVLFGLSFLGLEIYEFNKYTQEGHKFVTSAFSTSFYTLVGFHGGHVAFGVTWITLLILQGLKKGLTVVTAPKFYVAALYWHFVDLVWVFIFTVVYLMGKVGH from the coding sequence ATGAGTACCCATACACACGCTGCTAATGGCGCTTTGCCTGCACAGCCGGAAACGGCTACCCTCGAAGGCAAAAACAAGGTTCTTGGCTTTTGGCTGTTTTTAGGCGCTGAGGTGGTACTATTCGGCTGCTTATTCGCAACCTATATTGCACTTCGCAACCAGGTGCCTGAGGGCCCGACCGCTCAAGAATTATTTGATCTCAAAACCGTGGGATGGTCGACCTTCATCTTGTTAACAAGCAGCTTAACCAGCGTGCTTGCGATCATAGGCATGCACAAGCAAAAACTCGGTATGTTGTTATTCTGGTTAGCCGTTACTGTACTTTTTGGATTATCGTTCCTTGGCTTGGAGATATATGAGTTCAATAAATATACTCAAGAAGGACACAAATTTGTCACCAGTGCATTCTCTACGTCTTTTTATACACTAGTAGGATTTCATGGTGGACACGTTGCTTTTGGAGTAACCTGGATTACATTGCTGATCTTGCAAGGATTGAAAAAAGGCCTTACTGTTGTGACAGCTCCCAAGTTTTACGTTGCCGCGTTATACTGGCACTTTGTTGACTTGGTCTGGGTATTTATCTTCACGGTAGTATATTTGATGGGGAAGGTAGGTCACTAA
- a CDS encoding cytochrome C oxidase subunit IV family protein, whose protein sequence is MSTHSDDTAAPSKRQKHESPMNHYLSYIMSILLTMLAFAVVIYGGLDRSFILIFIVSLALVQALIQLLFWMHAKERGHFMPLLFLGAGFFTALTAVFAAVYWMWW, encoded by the coding sequence ATGAGTACTCATTCTGATGACACAGCCGCACCAAGCAAGCGTCAAAAACATGAATCACCGATGAACCATTATCTGTCTTACATTATGTCGATCCTGCTTACGATGTTGGCTTTTGCAGTTGTTATCTACGGCGGTCTGGATCGTTCCTTTATCCTGATTTTCATTGTTTCACTGGCGCTTGTCCAAGCCCTGATCCAGCTCTTGTTCTGGATGCATGCCAAGGAGCGGGGACATTTCATGCCACTATTGTTTTTGGGTGCAGGATTCTTTACAGCATTGACAGCTGTATTTGCAGCCGTATACTGGATGTGGTGGTAA
- a CDS encoding cytochrome c oxidase assembly protein, whose protein sequence is MDPMYQAAGFFDLWNPVLLLLVVVVGFVYSKLANANKESIKGAEPVSLRQRLAFHTGLTLFYIGQGSPINYIGHHYLFSIHMLQQTILYLTVPIFIWTGLPEWMLRPLVKNRSVHALLSFFTKPLVAIFMFNVLLSIYHMPFIMDSLMKHSLWLLGYHLILLITAFLMWFPVFCPLPELNRLSDLRKIAYIFANGVMLTPACALIIFSDTLLYEMYTNVTVPFSHLSPLDDQQLGGVLMKIIQEIVYGSVLAYVFFRWYRRERLKEHDDYPQGYEPQEDMNTPPGNWNRA, encoded by the coding sequence ATGGATCCAATGTATCAAGCTGCAGGATTTTTTGATCTCTGGAATCCTGTGCTTTTGCTCTTGGTTGTAGTAGTTGGGTTTGTCTACAGTAAGCTTGCTAATGCCAATAAGGAATCAATCAAAGGTGCCGAGCCGGTAAGTTTGCGCCAAAGGCTAGCCTTTCATACAGGTTTGACGCTATTTTATATCGGGCAAGGCAGTCCAATCAACTATATCGGACATCACTATTTGTTTAGTATCCACATGCTGCAGCAAACGATTTTATATTTGACGGTGCCCATCTTTATATGGACGGGATTGCCGGAATGGATGCTCAGGCCTTTGGTTAAAAATCGGTCGGTGCATGCCTTGTTATCTTTCTTCACCAAGCCTTTAGTTGCTATATTCATGTTTAATGTCTTACTATCGATCTATCATATGCCGTTTATTATGGATAGCTTAATGAAGCACTCTTTATGGCTGCTTGGCTATCACTTGATACTCCTGATTACGGCGTTCCTCATGTGGTTCCCGGTGTTCTGTCCGCTGCCTGAACTCAATCGACTTAGTGATTTGAGGAAGATTGCGTATATCTTCGCTAACGGGGTTATGCTTACACCGGCCTGTGCTTTGATCATTTTTTCAGACACACTACTTTATGAAATGTATACCAATGTTACGGTGCCTTTTTCCCATTTATCCCCCTTAGACGATCAGCAGTTGGGCGGAGTCCTTATGAAGATTATTCAAGAAATTGTTTATGGTTCGGTGCTTGCGTATGTTTTCTTCAGATGGTACCGCAGGGAACGACTGAAGGAACATGATGATTATCCGCAAGGCTACGAGCCTCAAGAAGATATGAACACTCCTCCAGGTAACTGGAATCGGGCATAA
- a CDS encoding DUF420 domain-containing protein, with protein MYLLPTISTLFIVISAIFVGFGWYHILKGNRKTHQRLMVTGAVFALAFFIIYVSRTLFEGNTSFGGPESLKLPYHLFLFFHITLATVGGVLGLITLWLAYKQRFFKHRRFGRVAAVIWLLTAPTGVLVYVLLYILYPGGQTKPVIDAIFGL; from the coding sequence ATGTATCTATTGCCAACAATCAGCACATTATTCATTGTGATAAGCGCCATATTCGTCGGCTTCGGCTGGTACCATATTCTTAAAGGCAACCGCAAAACGCATCAAAGGTTGATGGTAACAGGTGCTGTTTTTGCGCTAGCCTTCTTTATTATTTACGTGTCCAGAACACTGTTCGAGGGCAACACATCTTTTGGCGGACCGGAAAGCTTGAAGCTTCCGTACCATCTCTTCTTATTCTTCCATATCACTTTGGCTACGGTCGGCGGTGTACTAGGGTTGATAACCCTGTGGCTGGCTTACAAACAGAGATTCTTTAAGCATCGAAGATTCGGACGCGTCGCGGCTGTGATTTGGCTGCTGACTGCACCAACGGGTGTATTGGTGTATGTGCTCCTGTATATTCTTTATCCAGGCGGACAAACGAAACCGGTCATTGATGCGATATTCGGTCTTTAA